The following proteins are encoded in a genomic region of Syngnathoides biaculeatus isolate LvHL_M chromosome 15, ASM1980259v1, whole genome shotgun sequence:
- the akap12a gene encoding A-kinase anchor protein 12, which translates to MGDTQSAYEDDEPGQDAAACRVDCGDDERHKDDVAGKSDAPLNGVCEDDISPQGGEISEKSPQEVEALLRNVLVNQESVKETEEEISLDVTQVEAKHNDVNDGFKTFFSKVGVKFTLKPGSRDHGEIGKQDPESTEVKDPADRIHDDRTQVDLPPEGQNNESTCPNRVETGVREDSQNKEDSPDNEWTHLDMSSEQEPSSLSDAKEDVTMSPIKKFFTTGIFAGLQKKSISLEDEVMTRELLVQEVEETAKEMTRDQEEDTDNSAVTVADDDQNENPPANVVNESESPKEVEAVPSSPLKRLLLGSSLMKVKRQKDTKQSEGEDCKPSSDSHHLSSPTDTTENDKKESPAETTGAEEESPWATFKKLLSPKRRVNRSALSNDDTQTPVPKDKSELNQGDEILEHTVDEGKKRKDSAISWDALLCGTSHTASDSDHEKPSENVQPPQNLDKNAELLAATTKGVGSPAEGDVESTWNAFKRLMSPKKKAKPEEERQQSLETDDVQENFSFSAKIFPTWKKRKSLSKKDHEAPPCEVDQELLPDDLNSPAVFLSSNSDTVTKDPKEDTEASVKTDFQLNQDFLPEAIEAAQPLDELQIQDTQRDVDALQNEATYEDLADLTEFIGKPLSDILEEGDFTESATANEPVEVTSEAVTADASLGDDSELISALSHLADATTRVGAEFHVKKTEEFLQQVVESISTNRETDLLCLDKIVCSALSDTLQTFGEFSQLREVQKLDLTPTRTDVVVNEMEAAMDTTETTELTPPTPTKELDTQRTTTQISTEELDTREITSSTPREEFEPQEITPQIPLENSGTKEISPQMAPEELDKEITTFIPTRELDAQKMATPIPTDKLDAEEIKATSTEERDTQEITPHIPTVALVSHKITTPIPAGNLDDVETMEITAPIPDEQIGSKEITTLIPDKELDTQEITLPIPAEKIDTQEITTSISDEKLDTEELKPSTCTKEHDTEEITTVIPTKELDTPGKELDPQEIMTPNPPERLETEEIKPIFPEQHDTEEITTVILTKEIGTRENMTAIPPENLHAKEIRPDSNEEHDVEQELTPRSPTMDRDTMDTEELKPATCTEDHDIEEITPQTLTEELDTREIASPIPTKDHDTDEIATVIPTKELDTQEISPPTPGKELDAQEITTPNPPERLDTEEITTVILTKEIDTQENMTAIPPENLYAKEIRPDSNEEHDIEQEITPRSPTMDRDTMDTEELKPATCTEEHDVEETTPQTLTEELDTREIASPIPTKDHDTDEIATVIPTKELDTQEISPPTPGKELDAQEIRTPNPPERLDTEEITTVILTKEIDTQENMTAIPPENLYAKEIRPDSNEEHDIEQEITPRSPTMDRDTMDTEELKPATCTEEHDVEETTPQTLTEELDTREIASPIPTKDHDTDEIATVIPTKELDTQEISPPTPGKELDAQEITTPNPPESLDTEEITTVILTKEIDTQENMSPIPPENLHAKEIRPDSNEEHDIEQEITPRIPTIDRDTRDIEELKPATCTEEHDS; encoded by the exons ATGGGGGACACGCAGTCGGCGTACGAAGACGACGAGCCGGGCCAGGACGCGGCGGCGTGCCGAGTGGACTGCGGTGATGACGAG CGTCACAAAGACGACGTTGCTGGAAAATCCGATGCCCCGCTCAATGGTGTCTGCGAAGACGACATCAGTCCTCAAG GTGGGGAAATTTCAGAAAAGTCGCCTCAAGAAGTAGAAGCGCTGCTCCGAAATGTTTTAGTGAACCAGGAGTCAGTCAAagaaacagaagaagaaatatCCTTGGACGTGACTCAAGTGGAAGCCAAACACAACGACGTGAATGACGGCTTTAAGACCTTCTTCAGTAAGGTTGGCGTGAAGTTCACGCTGAAACCAGGCTCTCGAGACCACGGTGAAATCGGAAAACAAGACCCCGAGTCCACTGAGGTCAAGGACCCCGCTGACCGAATCCACGACGACCGAACCCAAGTGGACCTACCGCCGGAGGGTCAAAACAACGAGTCAACGTGTCCGAACAGGGTGGAAACAGGAGTCCGAGAAGATTCCCAAAACAAGGAAGACAGCCCTGACAACGAATGGACGCACCTCGACATGTCGTCGGAACAGGAACCTTCGTCTCTGTCTGATGCTAAAGAGGATGTGACGATGTCGCCTATTAAAAAGTTTTTTACCACGGGAATCTTCGCCGGATTGCAGAAAAAGAGCATCTCCTTGGAAGATGAGGTCATGACGAGAGAGCTGCTTGTGCAGGAAGTCGAAGAGACGGCAAAAGAAATGACACGAGACCAAGAGGAGGACACAGATAATTCTGCAGTAACAGTAGCGGATGATGACCAGAACGAAAATCCACCAGCAAACGTGGTGAACGAATCTGAAAGCCCCAAAGAGGTCGAGGCTGTTCCGTCAAGTCCTCTGAAGAGGCTTCTGTTGGGCTCAAGTCTGATGAaagtgaaaagacaaaaagacacaaaacagTCCGAGGGTGAAGACTGTAAACCATCCAGTGACTCGCACCATCTTTCGTCACCGACGGACACGACAGAGAACGACAAAAAAGAGAGTCCTGCAGAAACAACTGGAGCAGAGGAGGAGAGTCCCTGGGCCACGTTTAAGAAACTCTTATCTCCCAAAAGGCGAGTGAACAGGTCCGCCTTGAGCAATGACGACACCCAAACCCCGGTGCCCAAAGACAAATCGGAGCTAAACCAAGGAGATGAAATATTGGAGCACACCGTCGACGAGGGCAAAAAACGGAAGGATTCAGCCATATCCTGGGATGCTCTTTTATGTGGAACAAGTCATACCGCGTCAGATTCTGACCATGAAAAACCAAGTGAAAATGTGCAACCACCACAAAACCTTGACAAAAATGCTGAGCTTTTAGCTGCTACCACCAAAGGGGTTGGAAGTCCAGCTGAGGGCGATGTAGAGTCAACTTGGAATGCTTTTAAAAGACTTATGAGCCCAAAAAAGAAAGCCAAGCCTGAAGAAGAAAGACAACAAAGTCTTGAAACTGATGACGTGCAAGAAAACTTCTCATTTTCGGCAAAGATTTTCCCGACCTGGAAGAAGAGAAAGTCCCTCTCAAAAAAAGACCATGAAGCACCTCCGTGTGAGGTGGATCAGGAGCTCCTGCCAGATGACCTTAATTCACCAGCAGTTTTTCTTTCGTCTAATTCTGACACTGTTACAAAAGACCCAAAAGAAGACACTGAAGCGTCTGTAAAAACTGATTTTCAACTCAACCAAGATTTCCTCCCCGAGGCAATTGAAGCAGCTCAACCTTTGGACGAGCTGCAGATCCAGGACACCCAACGTGATGTTGATGCCTTACAAAATGAAGCCACTTATGAAGACCTAGCTGATCTCACAGAGTTTATCGGAAAACCACTGAGTGATATTCTGGAGGAAGGTGATTTTACAGAGAGCGCCACAGCAAACGAGCCCGTCGAGGTCACATCCGAGGCCGTCACTGCGGATGCCAGCCTCGGGGATGATAGTGAATTGATATCTGCACTCTCCCACCTGGCAGATGCGACCACAAGAGTTGGGGCAGAATTCCATGTCAAGaaaacagaagagtttctgcagCAGGTTGTTGAGAGCATCTCTACTAATCGGGAGACAGATCTGCTGTGTTTGGATAAGATCGTTTGTTCTGCCTTGAGTGACACTCTTCAAACCTTTGGGGAGTTTTCACAACTACGTGAAGTCCAAAAATTGGATCTAACTCCAACCAGAACAGATGTGGTTGTAAATGAAATGGAAGCAGCAATGGATACAACAGAGACCACAGAACTTACACCTCCAACTCCAACAAAGGAGCTCGATACCCAGAGAACTACAACTCAAATCTCGACAGAGGAACTTGATACCAGGGAAATCACAAGTTCCACTCCTAGGGAGGAGTTTGAGCCACAAGAAATCACACCTCAGATTCCACTGGAGAATTCCGGCACCAAAGAAATCTCCCCTCAGATGGCACCGGAGGAGCTTGACAAAGAAATCACAACTTTCATTCCCACCAGGGAGCTCGACGCGCAGAAAATGGCAACTCCGATTCCGACTGACAAACTTGATGCAGAGGAAATCAAAGCAACTTCTACCGAGGAGCGTGACACACAGGAAATTACCCCTCACATTCCAACGGTGGCACTTGTATCCCACAAAATCACAACTCCCATTCCTGCCGGCAATCTTGACGATGTTGAAACCATGGAAATTACAGCTCCCATTCCTGATGAACAAATTGGCAGCAAAGAAATCACAACCCTCATTCCGGACAAGGAGCTTGACACACAGGAAATTACACTGCCGATTCCTGCCGAGAAGATTGACACCCAGGAAATCACAACATCCATTTCTGACGAAAAACTTGACACAGAGGAACTGAAACCTTCCACTTGTACCAAGGAGCATGACACTGAGGAAATCACAACTGTCATTCCTACCAAGGAGCTTGACACCCCTGGCAAGGAGCTGGACCCCCAGGAAATCATGACTCCCAATCCTCCTGAGAGACTTGAGACAGAGGAAATCAAACCTATTTTCCCCGAGCAGCATGACACTGAGGAAATCACAACTGTCATTCTTACCAAGGAGATAGGCACCCGGGAAAACATGACGGCCATTCCTCCTGAGAACCTTCACGCAAAGGAAATCAGACCTGATTCTAACGAGGAGCATGACGTAGAGCAGGAACTTACACCTCGTAGTCCCACGATGGACCGTGACACCATGGACACAGAGGAACTGAAACCTGCCACTTGTACCGAGGACCATGACATAGAGGAAATCACACCTCAGACTCTGACAGAGGAGCTCGACACAAGGGAAATTGCATCCCCCATTCCTACGAAGGACCATGATACTGACGAAATCGCAACTGTCATTCCTACCAAGGAGCTTGACACCCAGGAAATTTCACCTCCTACTCCTGGCAAGGAGCTGGACGCCCAGGAAATCACGACTCCCAATCCTCCTGAGAGACTTGACACTGAGGAAATCACAACTGTCATTCTTACCAAGGAGATAGACACCCAGGAAAACATGACGGCCATTCCTCCTGAAAACCTTTACGCCAAGGAAATCAGACCTGATTCTAACGAGGAGCATGACATAGAGCAGGAAATTACACCTCGTAGTCCCACGATGGACCGTGACACCATGGACACAGAGGAACTGAAACCGGCCACTTGTACCGAGGAGCATGACGTAGAAGAAACAACACCGCAGACTCTGACAGAGGAACTCGACACAAGGGAAATTGCATCCCCCATTCCTACGAAGGACCATGATACTGACGAAATCGCAACTGTCATTCCTACCAAGGAGCTTGACACCCAGGAAATTTCACCTCCTACTCCTGGCAAGGAGCTGGACGCCCAGGAAATCAGGACTCCCAATCCTCCTGAGAGACTTGACACTGAGGAAATCACAACTGTCATTCTTACCAAGGAGATAGACACCCAGGAAAACATGACGGCCATTCCTCCTGAAAACCTTTACGCCAAGGAAATCAGACCTGATTCTAACGAGGAGCATGACATAGAGCAGGAAATTACACCTCGTAGTCCCACGATGGACCGTGACACCATGGACACAGAGGAACTGAAACCGGCCACTTGTACCGAGGAGCATGACGTAGAAGAAACAACACCGCAGACTCTGACAGAGGAGCTCGACACAAGGGAAATTGCATCCCCCATTCCTACGAAGGACCATGATACTGACGAAATCGCAACTGTCATTCCTACCAAGGAGCTTGACACCCAGGAAATTTCACCTCCTACTCCTGGCAAGGAGCTAGACGCCCAGGAAATCACGACTCCCAATCCTCCTGAGAGTCTTGACACTGAGGAAATCACAACTGTCATTCTTACCAAGGAGATAGACACCCAGGAAAACATGAGTCCCATTCCTCCTGAGAACCTTCACGCAAAGGAAATCAGACCTGATTCTAACGAGGAGCATGACATAGAGCAGGAAATTACACCTCGTATTCCCACAATAGACCGTGACACCAGAGACATAGAGGAACTGAAACCGGCCACTTGTACCGAGGAGCATGAC AGCTAG